A window of the Sabethes cyaneus chromosome 1, idSabCyanKW18_F2, whole genome shotgun sequence genome harbors these coding sequences:
- the LOC128745516 gene encoding putative nuclease HARBI1, which translates to MDHPLNVTPLKDERTTTIPVHLQVLTTLRYLGSGSHQVTVGQDNLLAVSQATCHRILKNVIIAMDKYLLEEFVVFPTSDAELARIKQKFFQQFNIPGVVGAIDCTHVAILSPPKHVEHVYLNRKGYHSKNVQLICDTDLRIFNVNARFGGSTHDAFIWKRSQVRRYLKQRYDNGSRNTYLLGDGGYPTEPWLLVPYPRPTRRAQIDFNTAHCKARNPIERCNGCLKSRFRCISGDSLLRYEKSFCGQIINCCVIIHNFLVFNKYPAEDILDENLINEGNNIVDETDNNLDDDSDRILDVGRRERDNIANNYFL; encoded by the exons ATGGATCATCCTTTAAATGTAACGCCTTTGAAGGATGAGAGGACCACGACGATCCCGGTACATTTACAAGTCTTAACAACGTTGAGATATCTTGGTTCAG GTTCCCATCAAGTGACAGTTGGCCAAGATAACCTATTGGCAGTTTCACAAGCAACATGCCACCGTATTCTTAAAAACGTGATAATTGCAATGGATAAATATCTCTTGGAAGAATTTGTCGTTTTCCCGACAAGTGATGCTGAGCTAGCTCggataaaacaaaaattcttccAGCAGTTCAATATTCCCGGTGTTGTTGGGGCTATTGACTGCACACATGTTGCAATCTTGAGTCCCCCAAAACATGTTGAGCACGTTTACTTAAACAGAAAGGGATACCATTCTAAAAATGTGCAGCTAATTTGCGATACAGACCTTCGCATATTCAACGTGAATGCTAGATTCGGGGGTTCCACTCATGATGCATTCATTTGGAAACGCAGCCAAGTGCGTCGATATTTGAAACAACGTTATGATAACGGAAGCAGAAATACGTATTTACTAGGTGATGGAGGTTACCCTACTGAACCATGGCTTCTTGTGCCATACCCTAGGCCTACACGAAGAGCACAAATTGATTTCAACACAGCCCATTGCAAGGCACGCAATCCTATTGAAAGATGTAACGGCTGTTTGAAATCGAGATTTAGGTGCATTTCTGGGGACTCATTGTTACGGTACGAAAAGTCCTTCTGTGGTCAAATAATCAATTGCTGTGTAATTATTCATAATTTTCTGGTTTTCAACAAGTACCCAGCAGAAGACATTTTAGATGAAAATTTAATTAACGAAGGCAATAATATCGTTGATGAAACGGATAATAATCTCGATGACGACAGTGATCGAATTTTGGACGTTGGAAGAAGAGAACGGGATAACATAGCCAATAATTATTTCCTATAA
- the LOC128734675 gene encoding annexin B10-like, translated as MSWYYTPRPTVVAADEFDASTDAAALRKAMKGFGTDEQAIIDILCARNNQQRQEISEAFTRELGRDLIDDLKSELGGKFEDVIVGLMLPPAKYLCKQLHKAMDGIGTNEKTLIEILCSLNNEQIKEVVNTYEELYDRPLAEHLCSETSGSFRRLLTMIIVGSRDPQGTVDPDLAIEQANQLYTAGEGKLGTDEEVFYKILAHASFDQLEMVFEEYKSLTGRTIEQALKAELSGELYEALSAIVECVQMAPHFFAKRLHKAMDGVGTDDATLIRIIVSRSEIDLQNIKDEFEQMYNKSLHSVVKDETSGDYKRALLALIGQA; from the exons ATGTCCTGGTATTATACC CCTCGCCCTACCGTAGTTGCGGCTGACGAATTTGATGCCTCCACCGACGCGGCTGCTTTACGAAAAGCAATGAAAGGTTTCGGCACTGATGAGCAGGCCATAATCGATATCCTTTGCGCTAGAAATAATCAACAGAGACAGGAGATTTCCGAAGCGTTTACTCGCGAGTTAGGGCGG GATCTAATTGACGATTTGAAATCGGAGTTGGGTGGCAAGTTTGAGGACGTAATAGTGGGACTTATGTTACCCCCGGCAAAGTATCTCTGCAAACAACTGCATAAGGCGATGGATGGAATCGGTACCAACGAAAAAACTCTGATTGAAATTTTGTGCTCGTTGAACAATGAGCAAATTAAGGAAGTTGTTAACACCTACGAAGAGCTTTACGATCGCCCATTAGCTGAGCATTTGTGCAGCGAGACATCCGGAAGTTTTCGACGATTGCTTACTATGATTATTGTGGGATCTCGCGATCCCCAGGGAACGGTAGATCCCGACTTAGCCATCGAGCAGGCTAACCAATTGTACACCGCCGGTGAAGGTAAACTTGGCACAGATGAAGaagtgttctacaaaattttagcTCATGCTAGTTTCGATCAACTCGAAATGGTGTTCGAAGAGTACAAAAGCCTGACAGGACGCACCATTGAGCAGGCTCTGAAGGCAGAGTTGAGCGGTGAATTGTATGAGGCTCTTAGTGCCATTGTAGAATGCGTACAAATGGCACCTCATTTTTTTGCTAAACGATTGCATAAAGCTATGGACGGCGTAGGAACCGACGATGCAACGCTCATTCGTATCATTGTCAGTCGATCGGAGATAGATTTGCAAAACATCAAGGACGAATTTGAGCAAATGTACAACAAGTCGCTTCACAGTGTTGTTAAG GACGAAACGTCAGGCGACTACAAAAGAGCACTCTTGGCTCTCATTGGCCAAGCCTAA
- the LOC128745515 gene encoding uncharacterized protein LOC128745515, whose amino-acid sequence MASKPALKKYMSMDQKQYIVDYMANNIDFANNRFQSLRGKELQVKKWSDLSTSLNALGGATKSSEQWELSWRDLKQKTKTKWLNIHNRQSGENGMLKKKRDVLSEIEKMVLAIMQKDTLDGDGNTQEAGFGESTLPLEITSDEVGTECDIEFLDVELQNVQAGIETSAELDGLTGSFAPVSSRECTNDNHAADSATNSGVTAMLPKGRQIGRGHRYSETSMQKMESKIFGVLEKMQEETQEYRKRKLEMQEKLLNIKERKLATIQNKVSVLNAINENLSNLLQRN is encoded by the exons atggcATCTAAACCAGC ATTAAAAAAGTACATGTCGATGGATCAAAAACAATACATCGTAGATTACATGGCAAACAACATAGATTTTGCTAACAATCGATTCCAGTCACTGCGAGGCAAAGAATTGCAGGTAAAAAAATGGAGCGATTTAAGCACCTCGCTAAATGCTCTAGGAGGTGCTACAAAATCATCCGAACAGTGGGAACTGTCATGGCGGGACTTGAAGCAAAAAACCAAAACGAAATGGTTGAACATACATAATCGCCAAAGTGGGGAGAATGGGATGCTAAAAAAAAAGCGCGATGTTCTTTCagaaatagaaaaaatggtCCTGGCTATTATGCAAAAGGATACCCTAGACGGAGACGGAAACACCCAAGAAGCAGGATTCGGTGAATCG ACTCTTCCGCTCGAAATAACAAGTGATGAGGTAGGAACAGAGTGTGACATCGAATTCTTGGATGTCGAACTTCAGAATGTACAAGCCGGTATAGAAACTTCTGCTGAATTAGATGGACTAACTGGTAGCTTTGCACCGGTGTCATCGAGAGAGTGTACTAATGACAACCATGCTGCAGATTCTGCTACTAACTCAGGAGTAACAGCAATGCTTCCAAAAGGAAGGCAAATTGGAAGAGGTCACCGCTACAGTGAAACATCGATGCAAAAAATGGAATCCAAGATCTTTGGTGTGCTTGAAAAAATGCAAGAGGAAACACAGGAATATAGGAAACGCAAACTGGAAATGCAGGAAAAATTACTGAACATCAAAGAGAGAAAGCTTGCAACTATACAAAACAAGGTTAGCGTATTGAACGCAATTAACGAGAACCTAAGTAACCTGTTGCAACGCAATTGA
- the LOC128745286 gene encoding prefoldin subunit 3, whose amino-acid sequence MLELKNIELPKLENDQKSYAGIPEAVFVEDVEAFMKQSGNEENVEKVLKSLDEQHSKYKFMEFNIISRKRRLRQQIPDLAKSLEMIKILKNQTEEQETQFLLSEGVFVKTRVPPTKTVCLWLGANVMLEYPLDEAEELLKQNKTSAEVNLKCLEHDQEFLRDQITTTEVNMARVHNYDVKKRQAKKAAEDK is encoded by the exons ATGCTTGAGTTAAAAAATATTGAACTTCCTAAGCTAGAGAATGATCAGAAGTCGTACGCAGGGATACCAGAAGCCGTATTTGTG GAGGATGTAGAAGCATTTATGAAGCAGTCCGGTAATGAAGAAAACGTAGAAAAAGTATTGAAAAGCCTCGATGAGCAGCACAGCAAGTATAAATTTATGGAGTTTAACATCATTTCTCGGAAGCGCCGCCTACGACAGCAAATCCCTGATCTAGCCAAAAGTCTTGAAatgattaaaattttaaaaaatcaaactgAGGAACAGGAAACACAATTTCTTCTAAGTGAGGGAGTCTTCGTAAAGACTCGTGTTCCACCTACAAAAACAGTTTGCCTCTGGCTAGGGGCAAATGTGATGCTCGAATACCCGCTGGATGAGGCCGAAGAGCTTCTAAAGCAAAATAAAACCTCCGCCGAGGTAAACCTTAAGTGCCTGGAGCACGATCAGGAATTTTTGAGGGATCAGATAACGACCACGGAGGTTAACATGGCTCGGGTGCACAACTATGACGTAAAAAAGCGACAAGCGAAAAAAGCCGCCGAGGACAAGTGA
- the LOC128739913 gene encoding Y+L amino acid transporter 2, with protein MANEAENLPAEKDSVITSTEGGNKVVLKRKITLVNGITIIVGTIIGSGIFVSPAGVFLYTKSVGSSLVIWTLSGILSTLGALCYAELGTCITRSGGDYAYLLVAFGPLVGFLRLWMALLIIRPTTQAIVALTFAQYAVKPFFPECEPPDNAVRLLAAVCLCFLTAINCISTKWAMKVQNVFTLAKLTALVSIILAGIVFIATEESENFENAWEGDYALSSLAYAFYSGLFAFGGWNYLNFVTEELENPYKNLPRAIWIAMPMVTGIYVFVNMAYFAVVPRHDMLASIAVAVNFGNRMFGVVAWLVPIFVALSCFGGVNGILFTSARLFSTGAQEGHLPAWFSLVHVRRQTPIPALIFTCATSILTLFCADVVALINYFSQILWLSVAACVAGLLWLRVTKPNMPRPIRVNLALPIIFLTCCLVLVLLPSFSEPLNLIIGLGITLSGVPVYYVCVVWNSKNKRSRNSLMAMIERGCQILFNAAFVDCHHDRKNDREMSDMQTSIVDEKNVHH; from the exons ATGGCTAACGAGGCGGAAAATCTGCCAGCAGAAAAAGATTCTGTCATTACGAGTACAGAAGGCGGTAACAAGGTAGTTCTGAAACGCAaaattacgctggtaaatggaATTACAATCATCGTCGGGACGATTATAGGATCGGGAATCTTTGTTTCGCCTGCTGGTGTCTTCTTGTATACGAA GTCCGTCGGTTCATCGTTGGTCATTTGGACACTGAGCGGTATCCTGTCGACGCTAGGAGCGTTGTGCTATGCCGAGCTTGGTACCTGCATCACACGGTCCGGGGGCGACTATGCTTACCTACTTGTTGCATTCGGACCACTTGTTGGATTCCTGCGGCTCTGGATGGCACTGCTCATCATCCGACCCACCACCCAG GCCATCGTAGCATTGACCTTCGCTCAGTATGCCGTAAAACCCTTCTTCCCGGAGTGCGAACCTCCAGACAACGCGGTCCGGTTGCTAGCTGCGGTCTGTCTGTGCTTTCTGACCGCCATCAATTGCATCTCAACCAAATGGGCCATGAAGGTGCAAAACGTATTCACATTGGCTAAATTGACGGCACTAGTATCCATCATCCTCGCCGGTATCGTTTTCATAGCAACCGAAGAATCGGAGAACTTTGAAAATGCATGGGAAGGGGATTACGCACTTTCCAGTCTGGCCTATGCCTTCTACTCTGGACTATTTGCGTTCGGTGGATGGAACTACTTAAACTTTGTCACCGAAGAGCTGGAGAACCCGTACAA aaACCTTCCTCGCGCTATTTGGATCGCCATGCCAATGGTTACTGGAATCTATGTGTTCGTCAACATGGCCTATTTTGCCGTTGTTCCAAGGCACGACATGCTTGCATCAATTGCCGTTGCGGTAAACTTCGGCAACCGGATGTTTGGTGTTGTAGCTTGGCTAGTGCCAATCTTTGTAGCACTGAGTTGCTTCGGTGGCGTCAATGGTATTTTGTTTACTTCCGCTAGGCTATTTTCAACCGGTGCTCAGGAAGGACATCTGCCGGCCTGGTTTTCACTAGTACACGTACGGCGTCAAACGCCTATTCCGGCACTGATTTTCACG TGTGCTACATCGATACTTACACTGTTTTGCGCAGATGTAGTTGCCTTAATCAACTACTTCAGCCAGATTCTTTGGCTCTCGGTGGCAGCATGTGTAGCTGGACTACTGTGGCTACGAGTTACTAA ACCCAACATGCCCCGCCCGATTCGCGTAAACCTGGCATTACCGATTATTTTCCTGACCTGCTGTCTAGTGCTGGTTCTGTTGCCGTCGTTTTCCGAACCATTGAACCTGATCATCGGTCTCGGAATTACCCTTTCCGGAGTGCCAGTTTACTACGTTTGCGTCGTATGGAACAGTAAAAATAAAAGATCGCGAAATTCTCTGATGGCAATGATCGAACGGGGCTGTCAGATCCTCTTCAATGCAGCCTTTGTCGATTGTCATCACGATCGGAAAAACGATCGGGAAATGTCTGATATGCAAACTAGCATTGTGGACGAGAAAAACGTGCATCATTGA